A window of the Gordonia humi genome harbors these coding sequences:
- a CDS encoding ChaB family protein → MPKTDQEGRPVKSELPATVARSSKKAQRTFAEAHDSALKEYGSEESAHRVAYSALKHSYERVGDRWVAKDERGPSDERDRSGGPDASGTSHGGVDAEASKAHLMDIARDLDIRGRSTMRKAELVDAIEHANAKAARSSNRS, encoded by the coding sequence ATGCCGAAGACAGACCAGGAAGGCCGTCCGGTGAAGAGCGAGCTGCCGGCGACGGTGGCCCGATCATCGAAGAAGGCACAGCGTACGTTCGCCGAGGCACACGACAGTGCGCTCAAGGAGTACGGATCGGAAGAGTCCGCGCACCGCGTGGCCTACAGTGCGCTGAAGCACTCGTACGAGCGAGTGGGAGATCGATGGGTGGCCAAAGACGAACGAGGTCCCTCCGATGAGCGCGACCGCAGCGGCGGACCTGACGCCTCCGGAACGAGCCACGGGGGAGTCGACGCTGAGGCGAGCAAGGCACACCTGATGGACATCGCCCGGGACCTCGACATCAGAGGGCGTTCGACTATGCGGAAGGCCGAACTCGTCGATGCGATCGAGCACGCGAACGCCAAGGCAGCGCGCTCGTCGAATCGGTCGTGA
- a CDS encoding SigB/SigF/SigG family RNA polymerase sigma factor — translation MKDNEYEHVTQLLGERAALPDDDPRRARLRDEAVLESLPLAQHIARRFSGRGENHDDLLQVARLGLVHACDRFQPARGSDFLSFAVPTVMGEVRRHFRDRTTMLRAPRRTKEMSLRVADTEGRLTHRLRRSPTRAELAVELQTDVTEIDEARRAAAASVTVSLDRPVSGTDDRSTVDLFGAVDPSYDVVDDTQALRPALARLRPRERRILGLRFYEDLSQSAIARRTGLSQMHVSRLLRQSIAELRHELLPS, via the coding sequence ATGAAGGACAACGAGTACGAACATGTGACACAACTCCTCGGGGAGCGAGCAGCTCTGCCCGACGACGATCCGAGGAGGGCTCGTCTTCGCGACGAAGCAGTGCTGGAAAGCCTTCCGCTCGCTCAGCACATCGCACGACGTTTCAGCGGTCGTGGCGAGAACCACGACGATCTGCTGCAAGTGGCCCGACTGGGCCTGGTTCATGCATGCGACAGGTTCCAGCCGGCGCGCGGCTCCGACTTCCTGTCGTTCGCGGTGCCCACAGTGATGGGCGAGGTCCGACGCCATTTCCGTGACCGAACCACGATGCTCCGGGCACCACGTCGCACGAAGGAGATGTCGCTTCGGGTCGCCGACACCGAAGGTCGCTTGACGCATCGTCTGCGGCGTTCGCCCACACGCGCGGAACTGGCCGTCGAACTGCAGACAGATGTCACTGAGATCGACGAAGCGCGGCGGGCCGCGGCCGCATCGGTGACCGTTTCGTTGGATCGTCCGGTGAGCGGCACCGACGATCGGTCGACGGTTGACCTGTTCGGGGCGGTTGATCCGAGTTACGACGTCGTCGACGACACACAGGCGCTCAGACCCGCGCTAGCGCGGTTGCGTCCACGCGAACGCAGGATCCTCGGCCTCCGCTTCTACGAAGACCTCTCGCAGAGCGCGATCGCGCGGCGTACCGGTCTGTCGCAGATGCACGTGTCCCGGCTGCTCCGGCAATCGATCGCGGAGCTGCGACACGAGCTGTTGCCGTCGTGA
- a CDS encoding Dps family protein, protein MPTHRTPAEQQNADRLIEVLQTRLSALNDLHLTLKHVHWNVVGPNFIGVHEMIDPQVETVRRFADVIAERIATLGGSPSGTPTAIERDRTWDDYSLGRDTVDAHLAALDLVYDGVIASHRTAIDLASETDPVSEDLLIGQTGELEQFQWFLRAHLESPRGAVPHASETTETGAASAAR, encoded by the coding sequence ATGCCGACACATCGAACGCCCGCCGAACAGCAGAACGCCGACCGATTGATCGAGGTGTTGCAGACCCGCCTCAGTGCATTGAACGATCTGCATCTGACACTCAAGCACGTGCACTGGAATGTGGTGGGCCCCAACTTCATCGGAGTTCATGAGATGATCGACCCCCAAGTCGAGACGGTGCGCCGTTTCGCCGATGTGATCGCCGAGCGCATCGCCACGCTCGGCGGCTCGCCGTCTGGTACGCCCACTGCGATCGAACGCGATCGGACCTGGGACGACTACAGTCTGGGGCGCGACACCGTCGACGCGCATCTCGCCGCTCTCGACCTGGTGTACGACGGCGTGATCGCCTCTCACCGGACCGCGATCGACCTGGCCTCCGAGACGGACCCCGTCTCCGAGGACCTTCTCATCGGTCAGACCGGCGAACTCGAACAGTTTCAGTGGTTCCTGCGCGCTCATCTCGAGAGTCCGCGAGGCGCCGTCCCGCACGCGTCGGAGACCACCGAGACCGGAGCCGCATCAGCGGCTCGCTGA
- a CDS encoding type 1 glutamine amidotransferase domain-containing protein → MAHIDSTDITIDRAGMTVRFADGHIRAAPLTARVDTDTGDVTLRTDPAGLTNVSTSGLADDPDSGETLRRQVATPGRLSGASVAFIVAPEGTEDAELVEPWTAVREAGGAPALISTVSGVVQTFNHLDRANTYPVDHLATEVSAEEFDALVLPGGVANPDYLRTRNDVVGLVNDFFAAGIPVAAVCHAPWTLIDADVVRGRRLTSWPSLRTDLANAGASWVDQPVVTCDIGPNILVTSRGPDDLEYFCSTVIDTIAQSADARRNP, encoded by the coding sequence GTGGCACACATCGATTCGACCGACATCACGATCGACCGTGCGGGAATGACCGTTCGGTTCGCCGACGGCCACATCCGAGCCGCACCGCTCACAGCGAGGGTGGACACCGACACCGGTGACGTGACATTGCGCACGGACCCCGCTGGTCTGACGAATGTGAGCACGTCCGGACTCGCCGACGACCCGGACTCCGGTGAGACCCTGCGACGACAGGTCGCGACTCCCGGTCGTCTCAGCGGAGCCTCGGTCGCGTTCATCGTCGCGCCGGAGGGCACAGAAGACGCGGAACTGGTCGAGCCATGGACCGCAGTTCGAGAAGCGGGCGGAGCTCCCGCTCTGATCTCGACCGTCTCGGGTGTCGTCCAGACGTTCAATCATCTCGACCGGGCGAACACGTACCCGGTCGATCACCTCGCCACCGAGGTCTCCGCCGAGGAGTTCGATGCGCTGGTGCTTCCGGGAGGCGTGGCCAATCCCGACTATCTGCGTACCCGGAACGACGTCGTCGGGCTGGTGAACGACTTCTTCGCCGCCGGCATCCCGGTCGCCGCGGTGTGCCACGCTCCGTGGACTCTCATCGATGCGGACGTGGTTCGAGGCCGACGGCTCACGTCATGGCCCAGCCTGCGCACCGATCTCGCCAACGCGGGCGCATCCTGGGTCGATCAGCCGGTCGTGACGTGCGACATCGGCCCCAACATCTTGGTGACCAGTCGAGGGCCCGATGACCTCGAGTACTTCTGCAGCACCGTCATCGACACGATCGCGCAGTCTGCGGACGCGCGCCGAAACCCCTAG
- a CDS encoding PAS and ANTAR domain-containing protein, whose amino-acid sequence MTGRVSDDSDAARPNEPCIGSFRYWFDPDRWEWSDEVAALHGYMPDEVVPTTRLLTEHKHPDDRETFHAMIERMRSARTSFSSRHRIIDTRGVTRSVIVVGRTFTEAGVVAGTEGFYLDVGGVVEDSVRGRVADHVQHFREHRAVIEQAKGMLMAVYGIPPDRAFDVLLWLSQTRNVPVHAISDSIVGTAISGTWIPSTARRAFDRVLLDGAERAVADTLDHTDQR is encoded by the coding sequence ATGACCGGGCGCGTTTCGGATGACTCGGACGCCGCTCGGCCGAACGAGCCGTGTATCGGGTCCTTCCGATATTGGTTCGACCCCGACCGATGGGAGTGGTCGGACGAAGTTGCCGCCCTGCACGGGTACATGCCGGACGAAGTCGTACCGACGACTCGACTTCTGACCGAACACAAGCACCCCGACGACCGCGAGACGTTCCACGCCATGATCGAGCGGATGCGATCGGCGCGGACGTCGTTCTCGAGCCGGCATCGGATCATCGATACGAGGGGCGTGACGAGGAGCGTGATCGTCGTCGGCCGGACATTCACCGAGGCGGGCGTCGTCGCAGGAACGGAGGGCTTCTATCTCGACGTCGGAGGCGTCGTCGAGGACTCAGTACGTGGCCGCGTCGCCGACCATGTCCAGCACTTCCGCGAGCACCGCGCCGTCATCGAACAGGCCAAAGGAATGCTGATGGCTGTATACGGGATACCTCCGGACAGAGCCTTCGATGTCCTGCTCTGGCTGTCGCAGACACGGAACGTGCCCGTCCATGCGATCAGCGATTCGATCGTGGGGACGGCGATCTCGGGAACCTGGATCCCGTCCACTGCGCGGCGGGCATTCGATCGCGTGCTTCTCGACGGTGCGGAGCGAGCCGTGGCCGACACTCTCGATCACACAGATCAGCGGTGA
- a CDS encoding VOC family protein, giving the protein MLALEGPEPCRLLTGDVDRTAAFWQRALQLTVGRRQPDRIELVDGGHRVRVIVGRVMPPRPRIRVRLTAFDSQDVTAAVERLIALGASTPRPPYPAVPGRAVVVDPDGNTIEITAAVDTPI; this is encoded by the coding sequence ATGCTGGCGTTGGAGGGCCCCGAACCATGCCGACTGCTCACCGGCGACGTCGACCGAACCGCGGCGTTCTGGCAGCGGGCACTGCAGCTGACAGTCGGGCGGCGACAGCCCGATCGCATCGAACTCGTCGACGGGGGCCACCGTGTCCGAGTGATCGTCGGGCGCGTGATGCCCCCGAGGCCGCGGATCCGCGTCCGGCTCACGGCATTCGACTCACAAGACGTCACCGCCGCCGTCGAACGCCTGATCGCGCTCGGCGCATCGACTCCCCGGCCACCGTATCCGGCTGTGCCGGGGCGCGCCGTCGTCGTGGATCCAGACGGCAACACGATCGAGATCACAGCAGCCGTCGACACGCCCATCTGA